A region of the Drosophila subobscura isolate 14011-0131.10 chromosome J, UCBerk_Dsub_1.0, whole genome shotgun sequence genome:
CTTGTTGGCCCTTTGATTCGAGGGAATTTACTTTCATTTGGAAAGATTTGTTTTGAGCTTTTCGGTTATGAAGCCCttgccattttaattgatAGCATACAATGTGATACAGCTTTAAAATGCTTTAGATATTGAGAAGGAAGCAAAAaattgtatacccggtactcgaagagtaaatagggtattttgtatttgtgcacaaagtggatgtatgtaacgcagagaaggaaacgtttccgaccccacaatctatatatattcttgatcagcatctaAAGCCGaatcgatatagccatgtctgtctgtccgtccgtctttccgactgtccatctgtccgtgttgttgagcgcctggatctcagagactataaaagctagagccatcaAATtgtgcatccagacttctgtatgctcacactgttacaagtgtattttaaaaatgagccccgcccccttccgccgccGCATATCgccaaaaatattcacaattttgaagatacgagaaaactaACGCTAAACTAActaaacgccattccgtaggaaaggacaatatctatcagatcaccgaattggaatcaaattggatcattattatagccagaatgaagaaattaatttgcagcgGCCAAGCCCACCCTATCccgcagttttttttttggtttttgcacattctctcattcacactctgcttcgtgtagtgtgcggctctgggggaggggggcgagctaaaagatcgtgttggcatgagatgtgatgtagatgtagatgacatatgtagaaaaaatgtaaaatttgaaaaaaaaagcCACCAAGGTACAGAattctactgagtaccgggtataaaagttgtgacgcgttagaagcgtctcacacgtcccttctcgtttttgtaaCCCCTAGATAAAAATTCGATGATATCGTTGCCTGAGTTGTTAGCTTACCAGACAGACAACATCAGCATTTATTCTGTTTGCTATCgttaattgttttgctgtaGTACTAAATAATTGCCAATGTGTTTTGCCAATAAACTCCATTATGGGTCACACATAAGCGAGAACAAAACTTTAAAtcgtttttgcaattttcgctTCGAAGAAGGTAGTGCTGTAATAGCACCAGGCTCTTTCGTTTAAAAAAGAAAGCCGCgcaagcaaaatgcaaatccaaaaaacataaaatgatGGCAGACACAAAAGATTGTACTCTTGAAAGCTCgcttgttttttatttgttcgcaaaacaagaaaagatgGTAAAATGCTGAAATGAATCGAGTATTTTCTTGATATATTGACAAATGAGCTCGGGGGTTCCTCTTATAAATCTTGAACTAGGTCACGTAATGATAAAGGGCTTGTCGGCGCAGACATGATCGGTTGAAGTGAGTTTTTTGAATATGCAAAGGAGCTTGACtgataaaatattttgatggaCAGTTTTAGTTCTTCATTAagtttttattgggtttatcatgggtatataaatataaatgctCGTAGATCGATCTAGTGGACTATAAGAGCAGTTTAAAAGGGAACTCTTCTCATCAGTCCGGCTCTGTTGCGCGTTtcgttcggttcggttcaaTTCGATTCTAATCCGGCAAGACGAAAATATGAAATTCAATCCGCAAACCTTTCTGTTCGCTTTGTGTCTGGGTATTATCTTAAACTGGAGCTCTGCTGTTTATAATTATAAAGCACCTCCTCGCGGTTATTTCTATCCCAAACCAGAAAGACTGCCAGCTCTGCCAGTCAATGGCAGTTCGTCTACGACTCCGGGTTCCGGCCTACCGCCTGGAGTGCAATCGGATTTCATTGATGATCTGATTGAgggccaaaagcagcaaatcTTATCGAGTGTCTTGGGCGGGGCCAGTGAGACTCCGTTGGACTCAGCCTCCTCATCGTTTTCCACCACCTCAGGCTCCTTCTCGTCCTTGGAGGGCGGCGGTGCAAAGGCGTTCCGCGTCAATCGATGTGCCAGCTGCAGTGAGTAGAGCCAGACTCTGAATCGGCGAAATGCGCCGGGGAATGAATCGATTCCAGCGGTTGGATAAGCATAATAATTTCAAGTTCGAATCGGTTAATTGGCTTATTGGATACATTTTGATGCACAGTTTTCCTTATTGATTAATGCTGACACGGAAGTGCTCCGGTTTTAGTACATGCATCCTTCATCAGAAATGTCCAACTTCATTCCCTGGTACAGCCGGCTCGTATCACAGtccctttttcttttctctagACCAGACCAAATCCTCTTCTAGCCTGCGGCGTGCCCAACGTCAATCGAATTGTGGGCGGCACCCAGGTGCGGACCAACAAGTACCCATGGATTGCCCAAATTATACGCGGAACTCTTCTCTTCTGTGGCGGAACATTGATCAATGATCGCTATGTCCTGACCGCTGCTCACTGTGTCCATGGCATGGAGATGCGGGGCGTGTCCGTGCGTCTCCTTCAGTTGGACAGGAGCTCAAACCATTTGGGGGTGACGCGCTCGGTGGCCTTTGCACATGCCCATTCCGGATACGATCCTGTCAGCCTTGTGCATGACATTGCTCTGCTGCGACTGGATCAGCCGATTCCGCTGGTGGATACAATACGGCCGGTCTGCCTTCCCACCCATTGGCTGCAGAACTTTGACTTCCAGAAGGCCATCGTGGCGGGATGGGGTCTGAGTGAGGAGGGTGGCGCCACATCGAGTGTCCTGCAGGAGGTGGTCGTCCCTATCATCACCAATGCTCAGTGCCGGGCCACTTCCTACAGGTCCATGATTGTGGACACCATGCTCTGTGCTGGCTATGTACGCACAGGAGGTCGGGATGCTTGTCAGGTTGGTTCTCAGGCTTCTGCTCTCGGCTCTCACCATATTCATCCGTATTGATGACTCCTACCATTATTCAATTTCCTATTTGCAGGGTGACAGCGGTGGTCCACTGATCGTCAGGGATCGCATCTTCCGTCTGGCTGGAGTGGTGTCCTTCGGCTATGGCTGTGCCAAGCCCGATGCTCCCGGTGTCTACACTCGCGTCTCTCGTTATTTGGATTGGATAGCAGTCAATACTAGAGACTCGTGCTATTGTATTTATTCATTaggcaacaaataaatcacattCTAGATGGAGAAAAATTATGAACCAACTCTCAAAATGTGTATCGAGTGTTTTACTTCGTTCTCGTCCCTTCTTGGTCAATGTCTAGAAAGTTATCCAAATATGAGCTTTTGATTTAGATCTAGCAGTTGTACACTGAATAAGCAGAACACCGCCTACGACGAATATtgctatatgtacatatgtacaatgtacatctttatgtgtgtataaTGCAATAAACACAAGATTATTGAAAACATTCAACCCAAAAAATACTCGATCAAATAACTCCAACTATTAATTTCCCCAGTGACCCATAAACATACATTCACATGTGCATATGTTCCCATGTACATCTGtacgaatatgtacatatatacatctAAGCAAtctcaaactcaaacaaacATCTCAAACTATTTTCTGGAGGTATTTTGGGACCCACACAACTGTATCAACTTCAAGCTGGCTTCACTTTCTTAATGCCAAAGAGATACAAAAAAACTGCATGAATGTTTGTAGAAACAGGTTATGGAAACCCTTCAGAGTAGCCTTTCACTTTTTTCATCCACAAATGTTTtgcaaaaatcaatataaaGCGAAGTCGGACTTGGAGTTCGAGCAAAGTAGCGTCGGAGTTTCAGTTGAAGCTGATGCTGTGGCAGACTGCGAAAATTGAAGCCAAGGACGTTGTGTCTTGTTATCGACTGACACATTGTTATCACTTGACAACCTCCTTCTTCTGCCTTCCGAGACCCAAAGTTGACAAAACTTTTATCTTTATCTCTTTGGGCGGCAGGCGACGGTGCCGTCATCCCCTACAGTTGTTTAATGGATTTTCAAGTTATTTCTGgtattttgttgtagttgccgATGCATGTCGCAGAAatacagcaaaacaaagatATCTCGGCGGAAAGAAACTCGTTTGTTGCTAGGGGCCAAAGAAAATGCCGCATAATTGGGAAAAGGGGCGGCGGCAGTGGAGCTGATGGGAGCGAAGTGGCAGTCGGGGACGGACTAGCCACTGGCTGCTCtggcatttgattttatttttaactaGACTATAATTGATGTCCGGCATTGCGAGGGTTATcgaacaaattaaa
Encoded here:
- the LOC117893196 gene encoding trypsin-1; protein product: MKFNPQTFLFALCLGIILNWSSAVYNYKAPPRGYFYPKPERLPALPVNGSSSTTPGSGLPPGVQSDFIDDLIEGQKQQILSSVLGGASETPLDSASSSFSTTSGSFSSLEGGGAKAFRVNRCASCTCGVPNVNRIVGGTQVRTNKYPWIAQIIRGTLLFCGGTLINDRYVLTAAHCVHGMEMRGVSVRLLQLDRSSNHLGVTRSVAFAHAHSGYDPVSLVHDIALLRLDQPIPLVDTIRPVCLPTHWLQNFDFQKAIVAGWGLSEEGGATSSVLQEVVVPIITNAQCRATSYRSMIVDTMLCAGYVRTGGRDACQGDSGGPLIVRDRIFRLAGVVSFGYGCAKPDAPGVYTRVSRYLDWIAVNTRDSCYCIYSLGNK